The following nucleotide sequence is from Anopheles stephensi strain Indian chromosome 3, UCI_ANSTEP_V1.0, whole genome shotgun sequence.
tttctctctctctcagttcGCTCAGGAGGCTTACTCCGAACATTTCACGGTACAAGTACACAGAGGACTTTAGAGTAACTTATTCCTGGCCTGGTTTTGCTTTCGCACTAAGAGTGTATATAAATATGCATAATATCAGCGGTTTTGTATGCGGTACGTGTGTGTATGATCATGGCGTATTTAGTATGAGTTCCTCGCCCCTTCCACTCGAAGATGATGATTGCTCGCTCTACCGGCCATATAATGGCTTACTACACCTGCTTACTTCCCCCTTTGAGATGATGATGTATGGCTTAAAGGACTTCCAGAATTCGGCTAAGATATTCCTGCTCTCGGTTGGAGTATTTGCATCATGTCTCGTATACGGctttgattgaattttatgtttaaatatttcccACTATTATTTATATTGACCAGATTGACTGTTTTTGAAGCGGGtgcaaagtttttcttttttgactAATTGTGTGAGCTACCCGCCGATTCGGCCGATTTGGGGCGTACAGGAGCATTATTATGATTATGCGTTgagatgattttgtttttggttttggtgatGCTGTGGGATGGAAGAATTCGAGTTGCTGCTTTACCGTGCTGTCCCACCGGGGGGACATTCACCCTCCGCTCAGGTACGACCTGCCTCGCTCTCTCTTCAAAGCCTAGCTAAAGTAATCATCGTCCGCTAGATTATCGTCCCAGCGGGCAAAGAGATTCAGTACGATATTATCAAACTTCCAGCTATTTTCCCGCACGTAATCCGGCTGATAGTATTTGTCCGTGCGGCGACTAATCCGTTCGAGCGTGCGTTCCCCATCCTCCAGATCTTTCCCGGTTGCAATCAGCTGCTGCACGTACTCTTCGTTCAGCACCTTGGTACGCTTCGGGTCGGGAAGGTAAACGGTACCGGCGCCAGTCGCTGCTCGATGCTCGTAGTACTGCACGATCGAGCCCGGTTGGTAGCAGCGCCGACAGTACCAGCCACCAAAGTGATTCAGATCTCCGATCAGCATAACCGGCTTCTCGATCGCTAGCAACCGTTCCGGATCGGAACCGTACACCTCGCGCAGGGTGCTTACCTGCACGGCGGCACTACCGATCACGGTACTGTTCGCTGGATGTTGCCAGAAAAAGCCGTACACATTGTGCTTCAACCGGAACCGTACCGGTTGGGGCCAATTGTCGTACCACCGGAGATACGCGACCGCCTTCCGGTTTAGCACCTCATCCGTCCCACTAAACAGTACAATGTCATCCGCACGGATTGCACCCTTTGTGGTGTATTTGAGCAGCTTCCGGAACATGTTTCTCCCGCTGCACGATGCATCCGACACGAGGAGCAGTCGGTCCCGTATCGAGCGTAAGAAGTCGGTTCCGTCGGCGTGATGCGCGATTGAGGCACCGTATGAGGCGGAACCTGGTGGACCGGCCGGTCGATCACACAGCACAAACAGGCTCACCTGATCGGCCAGCTCCATCAGCTGTATCTCCAGCATCTCCACACTGACGAACGTGCTCTGGACGATGTAGAAGAGATTGCGGGCGAACGGGCGCGGGGTGGCCGTTTGATCACGGGGTGGAATTTTGGAAGTTATAAACGCACGCCATATAACCTCCGGCTGACCGCAGTCGGTGCCGTGCCATTGCGGGTTACAGCGACAACGGCCCGTACCGTCGTCTCCTACCGTTACGGCGGACAGGACACCAGCGTCATCATCACCGGTTGCCGGTGGGCTGGATTTGCTAAGCTCTGTTGCTCGTTTGCTCACTACTCCTGTATCTATCTGTTCAGTCTCATTGTTGCCGGGCTTGCTGATTGCTGCTGCCTTTGAAGTCACCAACGCCTTTCCCTGCGTACCCTCGATGAAGCACAACCGTTGTTTGCGGGTTCCCTGCCAGTCCGTGTAGGGAATCGtcctaaaaaaaaagaatgaggTAAACGACCACAACCGTTTTACTTATCCTTATCGATTGACGGGCAGGTTTTGGTTTGTTGAGAGTCCGGAAGGCAAAATTTCATGTCACTGGGTCACACTCCCATCCCACCTCAATTTTAAGCCAATTAGTGTCTGGCCGATGACCTGCCCGGTGCGACATACACTAATCGTGTACACTCATTAGGGGTGGCCGTGCCGGTACAGCTGCATGCACGAGTGCACCAATTTaaggaattgattttaaagctttGACGAGCAAATTGCTGCTAAGGTGGGAAGAGAGAACGTAGAGCGAGGCCACCGCCTACCAACAATTCAATTTGCATCGTAATTTCGCTCCCGTGATTTAACACAGTCTCGTGCTGTGAGTGAATGTTTTGGTGACAATTGGATTGAATTGATATAAATGAAGGCATTCGCTCGGAATAATGATAAGCTTCTTGCCAATCTGCTTGGGAACATCCTTGAAAtttcaatcgtttttttttttttctttggaagCAAAAGCTCAGAAAATCTTGGCctactatttctggctttctttatGTTTAATTAACCCTTAGTTTGATAGTCACTCCAGATTGAGATTCGAAACCGGTATTTCCGTGTCATTAGATATAAACGTACCTAAAATATTTATCAGCACTTTCCACCTTCGGAACGTCGCGCTGAATCCATGGATGATACTTTGCATGTCTCGGGTGCTGtagctgctgcagcagttgTTGTTGGTTCCTTTTCAACAGCTGACTGTTGTTACTACGCCTACCATCGTTTCCATCCACACCATTCGAATCGTCACCATTGGCTGCTGCGATCGTCCCGGTACTACGGTGTGGGTTTGCCGTAGGCGACAATAGCCCCGCCGTTCGGTTGGAAATGAATCGCACCCCGAACGGGGACCAGACGGCAAACGATGTAACGATCCGCTGCTGCTCAGCTGTCTGGGCACGGCCATCGGTACCGTCGTCCGCCGTATCGACGGTGGTCGATAGGAGCAGCGAACCGAACAGCAGAAACAGACCGATGAGCGAGATTTGCAGCAGAAACAGACCCCATAGAAACAGCCGTACGTCGAACTTCCGTTTGACACCGGGAGACATTCGGACCCCACCCCCGGGCCGGATGTTGTGCTACACCGGATGGGATCCGATTCCGTTTTTCGCTAACTCCAGACACACGACACCCACTTCTACCTTTGCGCTGGCGAGGAGCCACGAGCTAAAGCGTTTCTTGCTTCTGGCAGCTTCGTCCTACCACCATCAAGGGTAGACGGACACAAAAATTTGGTGCAAATATTTTATGGGCGTTCACTGCACGAATCCGTCCGTATTCCTCCCGGTCGATTTATACTGTTGCCCTTATTCACATCTTCTCAAACCGTCGCAATAAAAGCGCAGACGATAGCAGCAAGCTCGATGTTCTCTTCGCTCTTTGCGACGCTCATGTTGTACTGCACCTGCACCACACACTTTGACCTTCTGGCCAGCTTCACATCGTCTACTGTTCGCACTGTTTTACGGCGGTGGGCCCGGTGACTCGGTCGAGAACGGATTTATGAATGAAGCGGTAGCAACGAATTGACCAAAAGCAGCGAACCCAACCCGTTTTGCATCGTAGCAACaaagtgcaacaaaaaaacgtgaGTCATATGGACTCGCAAGAGTGGAAGCAGAAGGAAAGCGGGCTGGAAAGGGTGGCGAGAAGTGAATGGGGTTTGCTTAGAAGAATGACAGAAGTGTTGCCAGAAATGTCGGAATGTTTGTTGCTGAATATTtgggattgatttttttcgtttttttttttttttaatttggtgATGGATTTATGCTTAAAACTAGAGAGAAAGGTTTTAGaataatttttcatatttaaaataatattatttttcatacTGCGTCATTAAACGTACGTGTTGGCAGCAGGGCTTGTTATCCTTTCTCAATCAGCTGTCACGCTCACACTGCGCATGTATTGGTGAGAGCCGTTTTCTATCTCACTATTTTGAATTgaccgttttttctttctctctctctcttcctctcttcGGTACAGATATCCTTCGCAGGTGTTTGTCGGCGATACGTTCAACTATCTGTCCGGCATGACGTTCGCGGTGGTTGGCATACTGGGACACTTTAGCAAAACCGTGCTACTGTTCTTCATCCCGCAGGTGCTCAACTTCCTGTACTCCGTACCGCAGCTC
It contains:
- the LOC118513722 gene encoding beta-1,4-mannosyl-glycoprotein 4-beta-N-acetylglucosaminyltransferase; this encodes MSPGVKRKFDVRLFLWGLFLLQISLIGLFLLFGSLLLSTTVDTADDGTDGRAQTAEQQRIVTSFAVWSPFGVRFISNRTAGLLSPTANPHRSTGTIAAANGDDSNGVDGNDGRRSNNSQLLKRNQQQLLQQLQHPRHAKYHPWIQRDVPKVESADKYFRTIPYTDWQGTRKQRLCFIEGTQGKALVTSKAAAISKPGNNETEQIDTGVVSKRATELSKSSPPATGDDDAGVLSAVTVGDDGTGRCRCNPQWHGTDCGQPEVIWRAFITSKIPPRDQTATPRPFARNLFYIVQSTFVSVEMLEIQLMELADQVSLFVLCDRPAGPPGSASYGASIAHHADGTDFLRSIRDRLLLVSDASCSGRNMFRKLLKYTTKGAIRADDIVLFSGTDEVLNRKAVAYLRWYDNWPQPVRFRLKHNVYGFFWQHPANSTVIGSAAVQVSTLREVYGSDPERLLAIEKPVMLIGDLNHFGGWYCRRCYQPGSIVQYYEHRAATGAGTVYLPDPKRTKVLNEEYVQQLIATGKDLEDGERTLERISRRTDKYYQPDYVRENSWKFDNIVLNLFARWDDNLADDDYFS